The DNA segment AGCCAAGGAGTGGGGCGGACCGGAGGGATGCATGAGCCCACGGGAAGCAATCGAGTCAAGCGGAGTGCTGGAGGTTGGTGTTCGCCCATATCACGTCCTTGGTTTCCTTCGCGATCTTGCGGTGTGCAGCGACCCACCGGAGAAAAGAACAGAAAAGGATAGCGTGAATGCGGGAGCGTGCTGAGGTACCGTTTGCGTTTTGCGGCTGCGTCGAACTGCGGCGGATGCTGGGACTGAAGGCAAAGACCGAACAGGAGCTGGCGGATCTCCTGAGGCAGGTTCCCCTTGATTCGGTCTACTACCATACGCACAGTCCCTTGCTGCGGCACCGATATAGGGCCGGGGTGTACTCTAACGACTTCGCCACCTGGGCGGCTGTCGAGGTCCGCGATCTGGTTCTGGGCGAGCGCCTTGCAGTCGTAGATCCCCTTAGTTTCGACTCGCTGTCCAGTTTGAGGGAAGAGATCGTCTCCGTGATCGACAATCACCTGGCGAGCATAACGGTCGTTCCTCGTGTTGTCTATGGCGAGCCATTCGAATTTATTGAGTCCACAATTATAGGGGTGCCGACGGGACTCGAGACGTACACCCTTGAGGAATTTGTACAGGCCCTGAACGAAATAGACGACACGACTATTTACTATCATGCCATTGAGACCAGGGTGCGTCTGAAGCCTGCCCGAACGCATTTCTCCGCCTGGCTAAGGGATCGCCTCAACTTACCGTTATTGGCCGCTAGAGTACAGGCCCTGGACCCGTACGCCGTGGGCCTGGAACGGATACGGACCCAGATGCTAGCTTACTGTGGGCAGGTGTTGAGTCTAGGACGAGACTTATGAATACCGTAAGCCTTGACGACTATCGAGGAGTCACCCCTAAAGGGACTCTGCAGTTCCTGCGATGTCTCGCAGAGCGCGTGCGAGGTAGACGGTTCCTCCACGTCAACTCCACCCGATACGGCGGCGGGGTGGCCGAGATCCTTCATCGGCTGGTGCCGATCATGACCGACGTTGGGGTGGATGCCCACTGGGAAGTGATCAAAGGGGACCCTGCTTTCTTCTCTGTCACTAAGGCTCTTCACAACGCTCTCCAGGGGCGGGAAGAATTGATCACAAAAGCGATGCTCAGCCACTACGTGGACACCAATCGAGAAAACGCACGAAACCTGTCGCTTGAAGGGGACCTAGTGCTGATACACGATCCTCAACCTGCGCCGCTTATCAACCACCGCCCTGCAGAAGGGAAGTGGGTGTGGCGTTGTCATATCGATCTATCGCATCCCCAGCGACAGACCTGGCGTCACCTCAGGAAGTACGTGGCCAAATACGATGGAGCTATCTTCTCGTTACCAAAATTCTCGCAACAGATTCCGATCCCGCAGTTCCTCGTGTACCCGTCTATTGACCCGCTCAGCGACAAAAATCGGGAACTAAGCCAGGAAGAGATGGACGGGATTCTGATGCGATTGGACATCTCGAGGGACAAGCCGATCCTTCTGCAGGTATCCCGGTTCGACCGGTTCAAGGACCCCATCGGAGTGATCAAGGCCTACCGCTTGGTTAAAAAACACTATGACTGTCGCCTGATACTGGCAGGCGGAAAAGCCCAGGATGATCCAGAGGGAGAAGAGGTGCTGGCGGACGTTCGCGAGGAGGCAGGCCATGATCCGGATATTCATGTTCTGGAGCTATCACCAGACTCTCACGTGGAGATTAATGCGCTCCAACGGGCAGCCACCATCGTCCTGCAAAAATCTCTTCGGGAAGGGTTCGGCCTCACAGTGGCTGAGGCCATGTGGAAAGGGAAGCCGGTCATTGGTGGGGCAGCCGGCGGGATCACTGTCCAGGTGATCCATGACGTGACCGGGTACACGGTGAACTCGGTGGAAGGGGCGGCGTTTCGTATTCGGTACTTGCTGGAGAATCCGGACCTGATCGCCAAGATGGGCGAGGCCGGGCGGGAGTATGTGCGTCGGGAATTTCTGATCACACGGCACTTGACTGACTACCTGACCCTGCTAACCCGCCTCGCCGAATAAGCAGGGTAGAGGCGTTCAGGGCTCCCGCATTCGAAGGGCATCCGCTCCGTCATCCTGTCAGATCTGATGATACTTCCGACACGCTTGGCAAGGTCGCGTCTGGGAAATCCGTCGAATCCTCCAATAGTGTACAATTGTTGGAATGACGAAATAGACGTCGGATCAAGCCGTAGGCCAACAAGGGATGGGGATGGGCTTTTAGGCTGAACGACGTCTTGAGGTTGTGAACACCTCTGGGTGGCGTACTTGCTGGAAGTAGTGGTAGGTAGTAGATTCGAACCCTAGACCTGGTTTGCTGTTGACAGTCCGCAGAGGTCTACTATAGTCTATTTAATAGAGGGCAGATTGCATAGGTGAGGGAGGAGCGTGGTTCGCCGTATGTTAAGCGGGTCAGAGTGAGGTGGAGAGCAAACAGGTCGTTGAGCTGATCGTTGATGGTACGCCGGCGCAGGTTCCCGCGGGGACGTCGATTCTCGAGGCGGTGTTGCGGGCGGGCGGCGAGATTCCGCATTTTTGCTATCACCCAAAGCTTTGCGTGGTAGGCAGTTGCCGAATGTGTCAGGTGGAGGTGCAGGGAGTTCCAAAACTGGTGATCTCGTGCGCGACTCCCGTTGCGGATGGGATGGAGGTGTTCACGGCCTCCGAGCGCGTGAAGAAGGCCAGAAATGCGGTGCTCGAGTTTC comes from the Candidatus Methylomirabilis tolerans genome and includes:
- a CDS encoding glycosyltransferase, with protein sequence MNTVSLDDYRGVTPKGTLQFLRCLAERVRGRRFLHVNSTRYGGGVAEILHRLVPIMTDVGVDAHWEVIKGDPAFFSVTKALHNALQGREELITKAMLSHYVDTNRENARNLSLEGDLVLIHDPQPAPLINHRPAEGKWVWRCHIDLSHPQRQTWRHLRKYVAKYDGAIFSLPKFSQQIPIPQFLVYPSIDPLSDKNRELSQEEMDGILMRLDISRDKPILLQVSRFDRFKDPIGVIKAYRLVKKHYDCRLILAGGKAQDDPEGEEVLADVREEAGHDPDIHVLELSPDSHVEINALQRAATIVLQKSLREGFGLTVAEAMWKGKPVIGGAAGGITVQVIHDVTGYTVNSVEGAAFRIRYLLENPDLIAKMGEAGREYVRREFLITRHLTDYLTLLTRLAE
- a CDS encoding DUF5752 family protein, with the translated sequence MRERAEVPFAFCGCVELRRMLGLKAKTEQELADLLRQVPLDSVYYHTHSPLLRHRYRAGVYSNDFATWAAVEVRDLVLGERLAVVDPLSFDSLSSLREEIVSVIDNHLASITVVPRVVYGEPFEFIESTIIGVPTGLETYTLEEFVQALNEIDDTTIYYHAIETRVRLKPARTHFSAWLRDRLNLPLLAARVQALDPYAVGLERIRTQMLAYCGQVLSLGRDL